Part of the Myxococcus guangdongensis genome is shown below.
CCTCGCGGCCACGCGCTGCTGGCCCACGTGCGGCTTGACGGCGAACAGGGCCTCGTCGAAGTGGTGCGCGTTGCCGGCACTCGCCACCACGTTGAAGGCCGTCAGCCGCGTGGCCAGCCGGCCCAGGTACTCCGCGCGCTCCCACGCGAGGCAGGCCAGGGCGGTCATCACCGCCGTGCCGTTCATGATGGCCAGCCCCTCCTTGGGGCGCAGCCGCAGGGGCGAAAGCCCGTGCTTCGCGAGCACCTCGGCCGCGGGACGGCGCTCGCCCCGGTGCCAGACCTCGCGCTCGCCGCACAGCGCGGCGGCCACGTAGGACAGGGGCGTCAAGTCACCGCTGGCGCCCACCGAGCCCTCGGCCGGAATCAGCGGCAGGATGTCCAGGCGCAGGAACTGCTCCAGTTGATGGAGCAGCCCCATCCCCACGCCGGACACGCCCTGCGACAGCGACGCCAGCCGGGCCGCGAGCACCGCGCGCGTCTCCTCGGGCGTGAGGAATCGGCCCGCGCCGATGCCGTGGTAGGCGTAGAGGTGGTGCGGCAGCTCGGCCACCAGCTCCGGGGGGATGGTGACGGTGCACGAGTCTCCGTACCCCGTCGTCACCCCGTAGATGTGCCCATCCTCGGCCAGCAGCCGGTCCAGGAACTCGGCGCCCCGGGTGATGCGTCCCCGGAACTCCGCGGCGGTGCTCAGCTCGGCTTCGCGCTCGCGGCGCGACAGCGCGGACACGTCTTCGATGGCGAGCCGGCTCCCATCGAACCGGACCGCGCGCTCACTGTTGATTCCTGGCGGAGACATTCGCCTGATCCCAGAAGGGAAAGAAGTTGAACCAATCGAACGGTGAGCGCTTCAACAGCGCCGTCACCTGTCCGGCATAACGCCTGGCGTGCTCCGTCAGCGCGGGCACGCGCTGGCCTCGCGGAAGCTCGACCTTCTCCGCCAGGCACTCGAAGTGGATGGTGTAGCCGCCGTTCTCGTGGATGCAGCCCAAGAGGTACAGCGGGCACTTGAACAGCGAGGCCAGCACGTACGGCCCCACGGGGAAGGCGGCCGGGTGCCCCAGGAAGTCCACGTCCACCGTCTGGCTCGCGTTCACCGGCACCCGGTCCCCGGCTATCACCACGAACTCGCCCGCCGCCACGTACTTCTCCAGCGCGACGGCGGTGCCCGGCCCCATGTCGGTGACCTCCACCAGCTGGAACATGCTGTCGGGGTTGAGCCGCTTGAGCAGCCGGTTGAACTGCTCGGCGTGGCGGGTGTGCACCAGGATGTGGAGCTTCACCTCGCCGCGCTTCTCCGCCATGGCCCGGCACAGCTCCAGGCAGCCCATGTGCGCGGTGACGATGATGCCGCCCTTGCCCTGCTTCGCCACCTCGTAGAACTGCTCGCGGCCCTCGGTGTTGACCTGCTCGAAGCGGTAGCGGCCGCTGACGGCCAGCAGCTTGTCGAGCATCGTCTCCGCGAAGGTCACCATGTGCTTGAGGCTGTCCCTCCGCCCCGGCGTGTGGCCGATGGCGCCCGTCGCTGCCTGCACGCGCGTGAGGTACTGGAGCGAGGCGTCGCGGACCACGGGGCGCGACAGCCAGTGGACGAAGACGACGGGATACAGGCACAGGCGGAACGGCCAGCGGCCCAGGAGCCGGTGGACCCAGTAGAGGATCCAGATGCCGAGCACGAACGTGCTCTCTCCCATCTCCGCCCAGTGCCGCGTCCTCATGAGGAGACCTTCCTCCAGAGGAGCAGGGGCAGCCGAAGCAGCATCCCGAAGAACAGCTTCGCGTGCATGCCGGAGATGCGCACGTTGTCCCAGAGCACGTCGAAGTGGGAGATGCCGTCGGTGGGGTAGCGCACGCGGGTGGGCTGGTTGAGGATGCCCATCCCCCGCCAGTACAGCCGCACCAGCACCTCCACGTCGAAGTCCATCCGCTTGCCGATGCGCACCTGGTCGATGAGCGCCACGGTGGGCGCCAAGGGATAGACGCGGAAGCCGCACATCGAATCGCGGATGGCCAGGGACAGGGTGTTGATCCACACCCAGATGTGCGTGGCGTAGCGGCCATACAGCCGGCCCTTGGGCACCGACTCGTCGTACACGGGCGTGCCGCAGACGAGCTTGTCGGGCGCGCCCTTCGCCAGCTCGAGGAAGCGCGGGATGTCGCCGGTGTCGTGCTGGCCGTCGGCGTCGATCTGGAGCGCGTGGCTGTAGCCCGAGGCCTGCGCGGCCTTGAGGCCCGCCATCATCGCGCCCCCCTTGCCCTCGTTCTGGGGCAGGCGCACCACCGAGACACCGGACGCGTCCGCTTCCGCGAGCGAGTCCAGCACCCGCGCGCAGCCCGGCTCGCTGCCGTCGTCCACCAGCACGCACGGCAACCCATGCGCGCGCACGGCATGCACCACCGCGCCCACGGCCTCGCCGTGGTTGTAGACGGGAATCACCGCGCAGACCTTCATCCGTGGACCTCGGTGAACAGGATGCGGCCGCTCCCGTGGGTGCCGGCCTCGGAGGTGTACTTGAAGTGGAGGCTGCCCTTGGCCGCGTTCCACGTCAGCTCCAGCGTCACCTGCGTCTCGGGGACGATGAGCTGCTGGAACTTCACCACCTCCATGTGGAGGAACCGGGGCGGCAGCGTGAACAGCTCGCGGCCGAACTGGATGGCCCATTCGATTTGCGCCACGCCGGGCAGGATGGCCTTCTGGGGGAAGTGGCCTTTGAACTGGGGCAGGCTCGCCGGCGTCTCCAGGCTGAGCACGGCCTTCTCCGGGCCCTGCTCGAGCACGCGCAGGGGCGGCCTGCGGGAGTCGAAGAGGGCGGTGAGCGCCGCCTCGGTGGATTTGCCCTGGCTGTTGACTGGCATCGCCTCCAGATACCGGAATCGACGCGGAAGGACAGCAGCCTCGAAGCCGTGGGCCAGCTGTTCCCGCAGGGCCTGGTTCAGCGAGCGCTTGCCCTCTCCCGCGAGGAGCCTGCCGCCCTCGGCCGTGGGCACGGCCACCACCGCCAGCGTCACCCGCAAGCCCTCCCGCAGCGGCACCACGCGCGCCTCGGCGAGCAGCCCGCCCTCCACGAGCGCTCGCTCCATGGCGCTCAGCGACACGCGCTTCTCCTCGAGCTTCAGCAGGCGGTCCTTGCGCCCGAGCAGCTCGAAGCCCTCCGGCAGGAGCCGCGCCCGGTCCTCGGTCTGGAACCAGCCACCCTCCGGCAGGTGCGGAGAGCGGACCGCGAGCGCGTCATCCTCCAGGCGGACCTCCAGGCCCGGCATCAACGTCCAGCCCGCGTCGTCGTCTCGCGAGCGCTGTCGCCACGCGATGCCGCCCGTCTCCGAGCTGCCATAGACCTCCACCGGGGCTTGTCCCAGCAGCGTCCGGCACGCGTGCAGCGCCTCGGTGGGCAGCGGCCCTCCGGACGAGTACACCGCGCGAAGGTTCTCTCGCCCGTGCGCCCAGTCCAGCGTCTGGGGCAGTCGCTTGAGGTGTGCGGGGCTGGCCACGAGCACGGACGCGCCCTTCGCCAGCTCCGCGAGCAGCTCCTCCGGATACGGCAGGCTCCGCGCGAGGAATGGCCGACCCGCCGTCAGCGGCCAGAGCACCCGGAACAGGAGCCCGTAGATGTGCTGGTGCGACACGGTGGCGAGCACGCGGGCGTCACCGACGCGCGCGTCGAACAGGCGGCCCAGCGTGTGGACCTCGCGCGTGAGCTGGCCCAGGTGCTTGTCGATGGCCGCGGGCTCACCGCTGGAGCCCGACGTGTAGACCACCAGCGAGCGCGCCCCCGAGGACAGCGGCCTCCAGTCGAAGCGCCGGCCCTCCTCGGGCACGAGCGGGGAGAGCGCGGCGGGGACCTGCCCGGCGAAGCCGTCCACCTCGCGCGCGAGCCGCTCCAGCGTGGCGGGCTGGATGTCGGACGGCAGGAAGACACACCGCCCCGCGTGCCAGGCGCCCAGGAGCGCGGCGGCGAACTCGAACGTGTCCTCGAAGTACAGCGCCAGTCGTCGACCCTCGCGACGCTCGATGGCCGCGCGCCAGCCGGCGGCCCGGGCCTGGAGGTCCGCGAACCCCAGCACGTGGCCGTCCCGCAACGCCACCGGGGAGTCGGAGGGGCGGCCGTGGGTGAGGAGTTGTTCGAGGGCGAGGCTCTCAGCCATGGACGTGGCCCGCCCTCACGCGTCGGCGCACCAGCCACTCACCGGCGAAGAGCAGCCCCATCAACCCGTAGGAGATGAGCCCGTTGTACAGCGCCCACGTGGCGTCGCTCGCCCACAGGGCCGTGGCGAGCGCGATGCCGCCGTTGACGACGAAGAAGCCGCACCACACCTGCGTCACCCGCCGCGTATAGGCCACGCCCGAGGGCGGGAGCTCCGGCTCACGCAGCCTCGCCAACCGCTCGATGACGGTGGGCGGATACACCAGGCTGGTGGCGAAGACGGCGAGCAGCATCGAGTTCACGAGCACCGGATAGAGCTTCAGCGGCAGGGCGTGGTTGCCCAGCATGCTGGTGCCCGCGAGCACGAGCGCGAGCGCGGCGGTGACGAGCCACACGCGCTCCTTCGTGGCCACGGCGCGCAGCACGGCCATGACCCCGAGGGGAATCGCCATCCAGCGAGGCTCGAACCGGCCCAGCCCGCTGTACATCAGCAGCGGGTACGCGAGGCTCAGCACGCCGAGCAGCGCTGGACGCAGGTGCTTCACGCCGCCACGGATTCGTCGAGCAGGCTGTGCAGCGCGTCGACGACGTCCTGAATCGTGCGGACCGACTTGAAGACCTCCGGCGAGATGCGCTTGCCCGTCACGGGCTTGAGCTTCACCAGCAGGTCCACCGCGTCGATGCTGTCGATGTCCAGGTCGTCCCGGAGGCGGGCCTCGGGGGTGATTCGCGCCGGGTCGATGTCGAAGGTGTCCTGCAGGAGCGTGCGCAGGTTCTCGAAGAGCTGGTTCTTGGTCATGTGGTGCATGGGGGCCCCCTCGAATGGTTGTTGGATGCTCAGGACTTGCGGTGGGCGCTCACGAAGGTCGCGAGGGCGCGCACGCTGGCGAAGTGACGACGGTTCTCCTGGGAGTCGCTCGCCAGGGCGACGCCATAGGTCTTCTGCAGCGCCAGGCCGAGCTCCAGGGCATCGATGGAGTCCAGCCCCAGGCCCTCGACGAACAGCGGCGCGCCCGGGTCGATGTCCTCGGGTTTGACGTCCTCGAGATTCAGGGTCTCGATGACCAGCTTCTTTATCTCCTGCTCAAGCACCTGCATGACGTTGTGTCTCCGTGGAGAAGTAGTCGTGCAATCTCTCGGTGAGATGGCGGGCCGCGAGCGCCTCTCCGTGCGCTTCGTCGACCATGGACGAGACCGCGATGTCGTCCTGGACCACGATGGTGAAGTTCATCTTCGAGGGGGGCACGCGCCACCAGGGCAGGCCCTTGGTGAGGCTCAGCGGCTGGCAGCGGATGGTGACGGGGGTGATGTCACAGGGCCCGCGCACCGCGATGTTGGCCGCGCCGCGCTGCAGCTTCATGGGGCCCGTCACCGGCGTGCGGGTGCCCTCGGGGAAGATGATGAGGTTGTTGCCCGCCTTCACGGACGCGATGCACGCCTTGACCAGCTCCGGGCCGGAGTCGTTGCACAGGTAGCCGGTGGCCTCCACGGGCCCCCGGGTGAAGGGGTTGTTGGCCAGGCTCGCCTTCACCACGCAGTCCGCGTTGGGCACCAGCGAGATGAGGAACACCACGTCGATGAGCGTGGGGTGGTTGGCGAGGATGAGCAGGCCGGGGCGCGCGAGCTTCTCCACGCCCTCGATGCGGTAGGCCAGGACGCCCACCACGCGCATCAGCTCGATGAAGAAGCGGAACGAGTGGTGCACCGCCAGCCGCGCCAGCCGCGTGCGCCGGGGCCTGTCGCGCACCAGCAGCGACAGCAGCGGGAAGAAGAGGACGCGCAGGGCCAGCCCGCCCAGCCCGAAGGTGGTGAAGCAGAAGCCCGTGGCGAACACGCGCCAGTAGTAGTTGAGGCGCTCAGACATCGCGTTCCCACCGCCACACGCGAGAGCCCAGCACCCGCTCCAGGCGC
Proteins encoded:
- a CDS encoding AMP-binding protein, producing the protein MAESLALEQLLTHGRPSDSPVALRDGHVLGFADLQARAAGWRAAIERREGRRLALYFEDTFEFAAALLGAWHAGRCVFLPSDIQPATLERLAREVDGFAGQVPAALSPLVPEEGRRFDWRPLSSGARSLVVYTSGSSGEPAAIDKHLGQLTREVHTLGRLFDARVGDARVLATVSHQHIYGLLFRVLWPLTAGRPFLARSLPYPEELLAELAKGASVLVASPAHLKRLPQTLDWAHGRENLRAVYSSGGPLPTEALHACRTLLGQAPVEVYGSSETGGIAWRQRSRDDDAGWTLMPGLEVRLEDDALAVRSPHLPEGGWFQTEDRARLLPEGFELLGRKDRLLKLEEKRVSLSAMERALVEGGLLAEARVVPLREGLRVTLAVVAVPTAEGGRLLAGEGKRSLNQALREQLAHGFEAAVLPRRFRYLEAMPVNSQGKSTEAALTALFDSRRPPLRVLEQGPEKAVLSLETPASLPQFKGHFPQKAILPGVAQIEWAIQFGRELFTLPPRFLHMEVVKFQQLIVPETQVTLELTWNAAKGSLHFKYTSEAGTHGSGRILFTEVHG
- a CDS encoding COG4648 family protein yields the protein MKHLRPALLGVLSLAYPLLMYSGLGRFEPRWMAIPLGVMAVLRAVATKERVWLVTAALALVLAGTSMLGNHALPLKLYPVLVNSMLLAVFATSLVYPPTVIERLARLREPELPPSGVAYTRRVTQVWCGFFVVNGGIALATALWASDATWALYNGLISYGLMGLLFAGEWLVRRRVRAGHVHG
- a CDS encoding HAL/PAL/TAL family ammonia-lyase, yielding MSPPGINSERAVRFDGSRLAIEDVSALSRREREAELSTAAEFRGRITRGAEFLDRLLAEDGHIYGVTTGYGDSCTVTIPPELVAELPHHLYAYHGIGAGRFLTPEETRAVLAARLASLSQGVSGVGMGLLHQLEQFLRLDILPLIPAEGSVGASGDLTPLSYVAAALCGEREVWHRGERRPAAEVLAKHGLSPLRLRPKEGLAIMNGTAVMTALACLAWERAEYLGRLATRLTAFNVVASAGNAHHFDEALFAVKPHVGQQRVAARLRLDLATERPSRNEQRLQDRYSLRCAPHVIGVLEDALPFFRAQIENELNSANDNPLIDPDSERVLHGGHFYGGHIAFAMDGLKNAVANVADLLDRQLALLVDTRYNHGLPSNLSGATGPRAAINHGLKAVQISVSAWTAEALKQTMPASVFSRSTECHNQDKVSMGTIAARDCLRVLELSEQVVAAMLIAARQGIALRRRVAQDLNLTASLASMQAELEQRIPLVVEDRALDRELQVLLGAIRAREWRLYEA
- a CDS encoding phosphopantetheine-binding protein gives rise to the protein MQVLEQEIKKLVIETLNLEDVKPEDIDPGAPLFVEGLGLDSIDALELGLALQKTYGVALASDSQENRRHFASVRALATFVSAHRKS
- a CDS encoding glycosyltransferase family 2 protein yields the protein MKVCAVIPVYNHGEAVGAVVHAVRAHGLPCVLVDDGSEPGCARVLDSLAEADASGVSVVRLPQNEGKGGAMMAGLKAAQASGYSHALQIDADGQHDTGDIPRFLELAKGAPDKLVCGTPVYDESVPKGRLYGRYATHIWVWINTLSLAIRDSMCGFRVYPLAPTVALIDQVRIGKRMDFDVEVLVRLYWRGMGILNQPTRVRYPTDGISHFDVLWDNVRISGMHAKLFFGMLLRLPLLLWRKVSS
- a CDS encoding LpxL/LpxP family acyltransferase, whose protein sequence is MRTRHWAEMGESTFVLGIWILYWVHRLLGRWPFRLCLYPVVFVHWLSRPVVRDASLQYLTRVQAATGAIGHTPGRRDSLKHMVTFAETMLDKLLAVSGRYRFEQVNTEGREQFYEVAKQGKGGIIVTAHMGCLELCRAMAEKRGEVKLHILVHTRHAEQFNRLLKRLNPDSMFQLVEVTDMGPGTAVALEKYVAAGEFVVIAGDRVPVNASQTVDVDFLGHPAAFPVGPYVLASLFKCPLYLLGCIHENGGYTIHFECLAEKVELPRGQRVPALTEHARRYAGQVTALLKRSPFDWFNFFPFWDQANVSARNQQ
- a CDS encoding lysophospholipid acyltransferase family protein — encoded protein: MSERLNYYWRVFATGFCFTTFGLGGLALRVLFFPLLSLLVRDRPRRTRLARLAVHHSFRFFIELMRVVGVLAYRIEGVEKLARPGLLILANHPTLIDVVFLISLVPNADCVVKASLANNPFTRGPVEATGYLCNDSGPELVKACIASVKAGNNLIIFPEGTRTPVTGPMKLQRGAANIAVRGPCDITPVTIRCQPLSLTKGLPWWRVPPSKMNFTIVVQDDIAVSSMVDEAHGEALAARHLTERLHDYFSTETQRHAGA
- a CDS encoding acyl carrier protein encodes the protein MHHMTKNQLFENLRTLLQDTFDIDPARITPEARLRDDLDIDSIDAVDLLVKLKPVTGKRISPEVFKSVRTIQDVVDALHSLLDESVAA